In Oligoflexia bacterium, the following are encoded in one genomic region:
- the nusB gene encoding transcription antitermination factor NusB — protein sequence MIRRRRSREQALQILYFMDYADVEAHEARNLFQGHFEVKNADASYMQTLIFGVEDHQVAIDEILEKALEHWKLYRLGKIDKSILRIGVYEMVFAVEKIASPVAINEAVELGKKYGDEKTSSFVNGVLDRVAKEYQR from the coding sequence ATGATTCGGAGAAGACGCTCAAGAGAGCAAGCCTTACAAATATTATATTTCATGGACTATGCAGATGTAGAAGCCCATGAAGCCCGTAATCTTTTTCAAGGCCATTTTGAAGTGAAAAACGCTGATGCCAGTTACATGCAAACCTTGATTTTTGGTGTTGAAGACCATCAAGTAGCCATTGATGAAATTTTAGAAAAAGCTTTAGAGCATTGGAAATTGTACCGTTTGGGAAAAATTGATAAAAGCATTTTGAGAATAGGGGTCTATGAAATGGTGTTTGCTGTTGAAAAAATTGCATCACCAGTTGCCATCAATGAGGCCGTGGAATTAGGGAAAAAGTATGGTGATGAAAAAACCTCCAGTTTTGTTAATGGAGTATTGGATAGAGTTGCCAAGGAGTATCAACGATGA
- a CDS encoding MAPEG family protein: MISLLFAGILGFILLFISRATIKARRKYKISIGYGDKKDPLANLVSAHANFCAYTPFFLILLFLLENTHHFANSFLIVIASCFTVGRIIHFFALSKMELKSPPNFNYRVTGMVLTLTSIGILSLSAILFNLYTLV, encoded by the coding sequence ATGATCAGTTTATTGTTTGCAGGTATTTTAGGTTTTATTCTTTTGTTTATCTCTAGAGCTACCATTAAAGCACGCCGTAAATATAAAATCAGTATTGGCTATGGTGATAAAAAAGACCCCTTAGCAAATCTTGTCAGTGCACATGCAAATTTTTGTGCCTACACACCATTTTTTTTAATTCTTTTATTTCTTTTGGAAAATACACATCATTTTGCAAACAGTTTTTTAATTGTGATTGCCAGCTGTTTCACTGTAGGCCGCATCATCCACTTTTTTGCATTAAGTAAAATGGAACTAAAAAGCCCACCCAATTTTAACTATAGAGTAACAGGCATGGTTCTAACTTTGACGAGCATAGGTATTTTATCTTTGTCAGCTATTTTATTTAATCTTTACACCCTTGTATAA